The genomic DNA caattattcatgtggggagattgtgaagaagagtcaagtaggtcaagagtgactggaaagtcctgatgagtgaagctaggcagattggaaatcatggtaagtgaagtcaggtaaaagacctagtgaatgaaactaggcagaaggaaatcctggtgagtgaagccaggtgaaagacctagtgagtgaagctaggcagaagagaaatcctggtgagtgaagccaggtgaaagacctagtgagtgaagctaggcagacgggaagtcttggtgagtgaagtcaggcgaggaaatccaaatagatcaaggatgatcggacatctggtgttgggaagtccaagtaggtcaaagggattgatcggatacttggcataaggaaatccagatggatcaaggatgatcggacatctggtgttgggaagtccaagtaggtcaaagggattgaccggatacttggcacgaggaaatccagatgggtcaaggttgaccagacatctcgTGGAAGTCCAactggatcaaagggattgaccggacgcttggtaagggagtcctagtaggttaagggtgaccagatgctaggcatgatgtaccaacaggtcatggttgaccgaatgttggtttgagggacgtttggacttgatttggcaagtcttACATGGGCTGGATccatcaaccgattgattggctcatgcccaatcgatcagtcgatcgattgggagagtccccgcgacaagccttctcccaatcgatcggtagatcgattgggaagaagtgtcgcgcgaacagaaagcctcccaatcgatcagtggatcgattgagagcctCCAATCgttcagtggatcgattgggggtcgcGATTCTGCgtgataaaggctggatcgatcagccgatcgatccaggcgtttcccgagagcacagaggcgctctggatcgatccatagcctccccgatcgattgggagcaatccaatcgatcgggatccgaccttTGGCAttatatttagctgcaggcgttcgattccttcggtagaacttccacAGCTTCGATTCTTCTCTTTAgcgatcttcacagcaactccacaaagttctcaccgccagatcttgagggttcttggagacatttccaagtcaagaggcggatctacagcaagaagaagaaatctaaggTTAGAGTTTTCTTGTGCTAACTTGTAAGATTTTAACTTGTATTTTgttctctttccctttcttcttgtagtgtgaacttgtagggcttctccgccttttgcagttaccataaaggagtattttattagtggagggtgcgtgagtgtgtggatccttggactagtcacctcttgtgaggtggataccaagtaaatcctcgagttagcgttgttgtatttgtgttattgtatttttcgctgcacatcattGCAAGAAACAGGCAACGACGAGCACAAGAGCGcatcgagctattcaccccctctagctacataatcagtcgcaacaactatatcaaggacaaataagatatgagagatttgagatctctaaggttctatttcaatgcagaatgcaagaaggaagtctcatagagccttatgtgctcaaaatgatcgggtatatagagaatctacaaaggttggatTTTCACTAGggcaagaattggccactgaccttattctGCAGTTATTGCCCGAGAGCTacaatcaatttgtcatgaattataatatgaatgaaattgacaaaccattgcctaagatgttgagcatgttgagaactgctgaactcaaccttaagaaggcaaagccaagtaccattttgatggtgcaaaagggcaaaggcaaatggaagtCCAAAGGTATGGGTAAGACCCAAATCAAAGGCAAGGACAAGACTTATGCATTGAAActcaaaggtggggttgctaaggaaggaacctgcttccactgtggtgtgaccggacactggaagaggaattgcaaacagtacctagaggaactgaaaaggaagagaagtgagacttctgtctcaggtatatatgttatagaagtcaatctatctatttcttctttatGAGTATTAAATACTaaatgtgcatctcacatttgtactaatatgtaGAGGCTGTgaaatagtagatcattgacaaagggcgaagtggacctacgagtagacaatggcGCAAGAGTTGTTGCTGTAGCTGTAAGAacatgaagagtgttgttatgtgcctgccttaactaagaacattatttttgtttcttgtttggacaagaaaggtttttcatttgtaataaaggacaaatgttgttctatttatttcaataaaataTTCTATTATAGTACACATCTTTTGAGTATACTCTATGTTCTAGATtttgacaacccaatctataacataaatatcaaacagTTCAAatataatgatttgaaccaaacatatctatggtattgtcgcttaggttatataaatgagaGTCACATATCCCAACTTCATAAGGATGaatttttggactcatttgattttgaatcatatgaggtatgtgaatcttatcttcaaggcaagataacaaagactccatttagtggacatagtgaaagagctaatgacttgttaggactcatacatactgatgtatgcaaCCCTTTTAGAATAGCAACTAGAttaggctatcattacttcattactttcactgatgatttcagtaagtacgactatgtgtatctgatgagatataagtcagaatcctttgaaaagttcaaagcattcaagaatggaatataaaaccaacttggtaagagtattaagatgcttcgaacATATCgaagtggggaataccttagccaagagtttcataaccatctcattgagtgtggAATCATATCTCAATTCACTCCACCTGAACATCACAATGGAATGATGtatcagaaagaaaaaaaatcatactttattagatatgatacaatcgatgatgagtcaaataGATCTTCCTATTTCCTTCTgcggacatgctctagagacggtcgctttcacacttaaccacgTTCCATCATCATCAATTTAAGGCTATCATAAAGAAACCATATACAATATGGacgggaagagtcccaagatatctttcatgaagatttggagtTGTGATGCTTATGTTCATGCTCGATATTATATTATCGAGCGAGTTATATTCATGATCGATCGGGCTTCTTCCACCGAGTGTGTTATATTTATATTGTGTTTATGCTCGACTGAGCTTTGTCTACTGAGCGTTCCTAGGTTCATTGGCATTCTGTTGCTTTAGTTTAACCAGTACTTTATGCTCGGTCAAACCTAGACTGCCGAGCGTATCTGAACGCGCTAGTCCTTTGTCTGTTTTAGTTCAGTCGGGCTTGCATTCTCGATCGAGATTATATTCTTGGTCAGGATTGCATTCTTGATCGAGGCTCGCCTGCCGGGCGTACGTGCGCGTGCTAATATTTCTCCTATTTCGGTTCGTCCGGTACTCCATGCTCGGCTGAGCTTTTCCTACCGAGCATATCTACATGAGTCGTACCCTTAATCAGTTTTAGCCTGGCCGGTCCTACATTCTCATCTAGGATTTGCTTACCAAGCATATCTATCTCACCCGAGcctctctacttcttctttcttctccttatatCTCTTTTCACCTTATTGTAGGGGATCCATACCTTATAACCCGTATCATATGCTATCATTATATTAGAAATAGCATTATAAGAAAAGATGTACAAGTGGAATACACAAAGTCTCAAGATCAAGttattgatatttttaccaagccactcaaatttgaagacttcatcaaGATGTGAAATTTGATTGGAGTTGTAAAATAAGTTTAAGAGGGAGTgttgaaattaaatttgattttagataaaaataataataaattaataaggAGTTAGTGGATAGAGATATTATAAATGCGGTGGCcgtggataaaaataaaatattatggaTAGAGATAGAATTTGATGAGATGGTAATTTGGATAAGAATAAAAATTTTGTAGAGATAGAATATGATCTAGATTCAATGTATTTGAGATTAGTGTTTATCCAATAAGACTATAAATATATATCTTTTTCAATGAATGaaaataaattgattttttatttttctcttccactatagaatatatatatttttttcataattattttatttattctacCATTATTCTTTTTCAAACATAGACCTCTAAAATATATCCAAACATGTAAGCCTTTCCTCCTGTTTTTATTCTGGTTCCACATTGACGGTTTTATTCTATGCAACCTGTGTTACCATAAGAAAACATCAAATTAGTCTTCGAACCACTATGCCTTGAAAGCATCCATAAAGGTCTTAAGATTCTCCAGCGAAGCGCCTCCTTCGTTAGTGTTCTGCCGGGCGTTCTCCTTCAACATCGATGCCCTTGTTCTCATCTCCTCGTTCGAAAGCAACTCTTCTACCTTGGATTTCACCTGTTCCCGCTTAACGATCCCACTCTCGTCAGGCGTCATGCGCAGACCCACCTTCCAATCGTCACAAATGTAGTTCTGGTTCAGGAATTGGTCTCCAAAATATGGCCAACAGAGGAAGAGCTTCCCGTTCCTGACGCCTTCCATGGTCGAGTTCCAACCGCAGTGAGACACGAAGCAAGCGACAGAAGGGTGAGCCAGCACCTTCTGTTGAGGTGCCCAAGCCACAATCTTCCCTCTGTCTCCGACACGCTCTTTGAATCCATCCGGATAAGCATCGGCAGAGTCGCTGGTGAGGTCGGGCCGGACCACCCACAAGAAGGGTCGGCCAGTCGCCTCCAGCCCAAGCGCGAACTCCTGGAACTGGAGGCGGTCGAAGATGGTGAAGCTCCCGAAGGCCACGTAGACGACGGAACCCGGCTGCTGCTCGTCCAGCCACGACAAGCAGGCCGCGTCCTCCGGCCAGAAGTGTCCCACGGCGCGGCTCGGCCGGAGGCCGGTGAGCAACGGCCCGATGGGAAGAATCTTTGGATTGTAGCGGAAGGTTGGCTCTTCGAGCTCTTTGAAGGAGTTGCAGAGGATGAACTCCGCGACGTCGATGACCCTGTTGTTGTTGACGTAGTTGAAGATTAGCTTTCTGGTTCTGCCATCTCCAATTAGGTTCCATACCAAGTGGGACGAATTGATGAATGGCATGCCGGGACCGAGCTGGAACGTCTCGTGTTCTGAGATCTGTGTGCCTGTAAAAACAGAAACCGCATGTTACTTTTGCATCATGAAAACTTTGGCGTCTCATTAATTAATCACAATCATCAgaccaaaacaaaaacaaaaacaaaaacaaaaacaaaaacaaaatcaatTACCATCAGCATCGATGACGCCTCTCGAAATCAACTCCGGAATGCTCAGCAAAGTCGCAAGTACCTGGGCTGCCGCCGGCCAGAAAGAGGCTGGCCGGAGACCCTTCTTACAACCAACCTCCAGCGCCCATCCCATGTTCGCATCCACCAACATGCAAGTCATCGGATCCTCTGTTTCGTTGCTCTTCTCGATTAGTTCCTCCAAGCACCGCGGCATTACCTTCATGAATGCTTCCGCGAGCCTCGCGAGATCGTTACGGTCTTCTTCCGGCCCTAATCCATCGGGGACCGTTACCAGAGCGATCTGTTCCACGGTGCTCTCCGCGGACAACGCGGTTAGCAGACGCTTGTGGTTGAATTCGGTATTGACGAAGGTGGCCTTGAAGCCGTGATCTACTAAGCAGTGGCAGAGCTCCATGAAGGGAATGACATGGCCTTGAGCAGGGAATGGCAGAGCGAGAACGTGTGGCAAGCCCATTCAGATTTATCCTCTTTTCTTCTTCGTCTCTTTGCcacaagagaggaagaagaaaagagaaaaaacaaaaaagaatatAACTACTTAATTTTACCAGTGCAGCATAATAGAATTTATAGAAAGAACTATGACAAATATAATATACGATTATTGTAATTATAAAAGTTATTTGAGTTATAGCATGACAAATATGACAATATGAAAATTAAGTTCGTATAAAAGTACGaaatttgattaaagcatggcaAATATGTTAATTATATAAGTAATTTGAGTTATAGTGTGTCAAATATTGAAtcgaagtaaaaaaaaataaacatagttTATCTCATGGACTAGTCTTGGGATGATTGATCAAGGCCTACGAAAATTTTCAATTGGCCATCAGCTAAATCGGAAAGCGCCTGAGGTGGGTAGCCCAAAACTCCAATATTTGTGCGCCCCATTTACACTAAAAAAATACAACGTTAGAGATGGAATTTGTCGTCACTACATCTCCATAAGAACTtaagtgtagtgttaaatatgtaagagttctcacaccataggttggataagaaaaaatatgataggaaaactaataatctaagatttagaatatggaacataggaactctcattggtaaatcaatggaggtagtaaatacgatgattaggagaagaattagtattttgtgtgtacaagagacaaaataggTAGGCGAAAAGATAAAGATGATAGAGAAAtcaggttttaagttatgatacactggaaaaagtaaagtaagaaatggagtgagtattattgtagataattcgttaaaagatgaaattgtaagagtagttagaaaaggggatagaattataaccttTAAAatatcaaagagtgtaagaggatATTTCGCCTTCAATGAAGGAAAATTTTAGTGAGCTTTTATCTACCTTAAATTAACAActacctaagttgtaaccaaataaaataCTGTAGCATTCTTACTTATTTCCTTTTAAGTTGTTCTTCTTAAATGTTATATTTGCTTAATTAATATTGAATTCTTGTGCTGTTCAAATAGcaagagatttttctaacttACTTGCAGAGTTGTTCATGCCCCCTCTAACCGGCCTCACAGTAccaacagttggtatcagagcccaatcaCCTCAGAAGGGctaaccaccaactgaagcaACGAGACGATGGCCGAATCTAGCATCTATCCACCattgtttgagggggagttcatgTTCTAGAAgtgacgaatggaggtattctttaagacatattttaatattttattaataatgaaatatggttttgaaacaTCAAAGAACAAGAACGAAGAAAAACTCGAATAacacctctggaccaaaaagcatCGTGACAAGTTTATGGCAAACGataaggctgaatttcatcttatAAGTGTATTACCGATCAAAGCACATGACAGAATCGGCACATACACATCCGCCAAAGCTCTCTGGGATATGCCTCTAGAACTCCACAAAGAATCAAAAGAAGTTGAATCTAACTCTTCGATGGATATCGACTCATCTTCAGAAGACACCAAGATCAAAGAGATTGCTAAAGCAGTACTAATAGTTGAATACCTACCTAAAGACAACAAAGAAAGCTTATCTGAGATGAGTATGGATGAAGGAGGAGATTTATCAAAAGACAACAACACTGAAGGGGGAGATTCCAACTCTAGCTTTAGATTAGATATGATAAGTGTTTTAAACCTCTTTGCAAAAATAAGACTAgatatatcaaatcaaaaaagATTATGCATGCTTGTTAAaccaatttaataaaattaaaattgaaaatgagcAATTAAAAAaggagatagaaaaattaaaatcaaaagtaACCTTACATGTTCAAATTTCTTACATGctctagaaagaaattttaaatattatcgaAGGTTTAATTGGTATTTATAAAACCATAAAGTCAAATTATAAAAGtagatagaaaattaatttctagaaaatatttagttaatacaatgaaaataatttattttggatacTAAAGTCATgcttaacttaataaattaatttcatattcatGGTAGAAAATTAATTTgctcaatttattttttttataaaattaattatttcatcaaCTTTTGGTTAGATTTTCTATTCAAATTATTATCTGTGaaaaaacaaaaattttatttgttagcatacAAAATTTTTAAATTGTTTGGTTGTTATATgaattattgtaaattttttggacaaaaataatccttttataattataaattatctaGAATGTATTTTTGACAAATTTAACTTTTCTATGGATGAACATTAAATTCTCTATATTATGAAAAATTATCATAATATTTAGgtattagattttattttttatacatttaactttaaaaatgagTCTTTCTAATTAAATAACTAATACTGGTCAAACTAAATAGttatttattgtcaaaattttaattatgatcTTTCTGTTTTAGTTTGaccatcaaaataatttttataattttaaaataatttttaaattattttgataaatctggCCTTTAATTCTTAGAAATtcgaatattcataaataaaatcttggaaaattttctttGGGCATTGTTTTATcacccttagaattttttttagatttttttcagaaattaatccctatttttttatatgataaaagaaggagaaatgaaaggaggggggtgttttaaattgttaattttttttcaaataaattttatgtttattttattcTAGCTTTAACTTgtattgatgcacatcaaaaagagagagattgtaagtagcccgagttgattttgatgtggtcaaccaagttaagttaggtcatgcgtATTTGATGACTTGCGTTTGAGTGTATagggacttaggaacataagaagccGAGCAAAAGACACGACGAACGAAAGGACGACATGAAATCGAGTCAACAGGCTCGGTACATCTGAGGTACGAGAAGATGTGGAAGAGCACACTGGTggagcaagaaggacgtgtgcggtgctttcgagggacgagaagccagaacaGAAGACTGTTCAAGAAGAAGGCCGAAGTTGGGTTCTAGTGAGTTCAACTCTGGAAGGCTGaagaatcacccaagtgaacgaAGAAGAAGCCAGCGATCGAAGAATGCACCGAATGAGTCAGCACTTGGTTGACTGGTCTCAGCGCCTGGACCACTAGGGTGCCAAACATGCAGCTCGTCATAGTAGATTACTCTTCGGATCCACGCCAGCAACAGTCCAGGTGTCCGAACATGAAAAAATTCTATCTTCAAGTCGTTGCGATGCCATTGTGTTGAGATAGAATTTGCCTTGCTGGAGGTGCCCAGATCAccatccaggcacccggagttcACTACGTCAGCAATGGATAAACTTGACCAGAGCACTATAAATAGATTCCTGGTTCACTTAGTTCGAACACAACTCTGGTATTCAATTCCTAATATTATTTTAAGctatcaaagagtgtaagaggcttctccgccttcaacgaaggagaattttagtgaccTTTTATCTACCTTAGATTAATAATCAACTAAGTTGTAACAAAGTAAAACACTTTAGCTTTCTTACTTATTTCCTTTTAAGTTGTTCTTCTTAAATGTTATATTtgcttaattaatattaaatcCTTGCTCTGTTCAAATAAcaagagatttttctaacttacatGCAGAGTTAGCTAAGTATTGCTGAAAGAAattcttttcaaagctaagtatttttttaaaaataaaagaataaacgttaagtatttttttttgaaaataaagttAAGTGATACTTTCGGGGGCTTAATGCTAAATTTTTTGGAGTAAGATTGaaagttagtttttcaaatttaagtactatttttatgagttaacaacttttctctctacttagtattttttgatatatgtcaaaggaggagaaaaagtATTAAAAGTAAAGTATAAAGTTTTTAATTGAGGAGGAGTAAAATTTAAGGGATAGTGAGtaatatttatatttactttttccTTAAAAAATGTTACTTAAATGCTTACTTATTTTTTGTTCTATGTATCTTACTTTATTATTTTgaatgtttttacttaactttaaactaGATGACCATAAAataaaaagtgggagattgttgatgctgGAAGCACTACCTAGtcaaacttgtattttgatatttggcaaaggttcaaagttaagctgtgttatgatctaacaactctaattaagtgtgtaggaaagtcctaagtgatcttaggcaaggtGAAAGTTCTAGCTAAGgataggcaaagaagtcctagtcgACACTAGGAAGGTAGAAAATCGTAGTTGATACTAAGCAATAAAGTCCTGGTCCGtgggactgggcaaagtcttggcaggtcaaggacATCAAGCAAAAACCTGGGGTCGAGAATACTGGGTGAAAGTCATTGGGGTCGCAAACACCAGGCGGATGATTGAACGGGTTAGGGTTCAAACATCCAGTGAAAAGTTCTGAGGTATCAGATGTTGAACAAAAGTCCAAACAATCTAGAGGATTGGTTTGGagaaaaggtaaactctcttgaaagGAGTAGGTAAGGACGTGTTTCccatagagggaatagtaggcgtcaatctgacctagagtttcagcaaaactaAGAATCAGAACAGGACAATCTAAAGACTATCAAATATTACCTTGCTTTACATATTATTACTTGTTGGACTAACTTTGTTGAAGAAAATCAAAGCCTGGAAAAAGGGCTCCAGGTGCCTAGAGCTTGTCCTGGCTCCAGGACATTCAGGCACCTGGAGTTGCTCTAGGGGCCCCGGTCAATTGCTTATAGGGAGTGCAGTGGGTGGCCAACCTTTATCACCGAGGGCACCCAGATAGTCCAAGCATCCGGACTGGGCAAATTTCATCCACAGGCTGTAGTGGCATGCTTCAACTAGCTAATCTACATCAATAGTCCAAGCACTCGGACCGGTCCGAGAACTCAGAGATGGATAAAATTTACTCaatgaagtttcgacgagagcacTCCACGTCAGCCCAGTGGGGGCACCCGGGGAGGAGTCTAGTTGTC from Zingiber officinale cultivar Zhangliang chromosome 4A, Zo_v1.1, whole genome shotgun sequence includes the following:
- the LOC121972214 gene encoding UDP-glycosyltransferase 83A1-like translates to MGLPHVLALPFPAQGHVIPFMELCHCLVDHGFKATFVNTEFNHKRLLTALSAESTVEQIALVTVPDGLGPEEDRNDLARLAEAFMKVMPRCLEELIEKSNETEDPMTCMLVDANMGWALEVGCKKGLRPASFWPAAAQVLATLLSIPELISRGVIDADGTQISEHETFQLGPGMPFINSSHLVWNLIGDGRTRKLIFNYVNNNRVIDVAEFILCNSFKELEEPTFRYNPKILPIGPLLTGLRPSRAVGHFWPEDAACLSWLDEQQPGSVVYVAFGSFTIFDRLQFQEFALGLEATGRPFLWVVRPDLTSDSADAYPDGFKERVGDRGKIVAWAPQQKVLAHPSVACFVSHCGWNSTMEGVRNGKLFLCWPYFGDQFLNQNYICDDWKVGLRMTPDESGIVKREQVKSKVEELLSNEEMRTRASMLKENARQNTNEGGASLENLKTFMDAFKA